From the Lemur catta isolate mLemCat1 chromosome 1, mLemCat1.pri, whole genome shotgun sequence genome, the window GAGACCATGGAAATAGAATATAGCCAGGATCAACCTACAGAACATCTTAGAGTGACTCAGAGTTACACTTCTGACTAGCATCAGGCACACACCCTGTGGCAGCCACCTAGTCAGTATCACGTATTGACAGCCACCTGGACAGGTTACCTCGGTACGACTACATCACTGAATATGGCCACAGCAGAAATTCTGGACTCCTCTCTTGGGGAAAGTCAGTAGGCTACCATGGAGAACAGGAGACGTAACAGAGAATTCTTTCACTGAGAGTCAAAGAGCACACTGACACTCTCTGTATAAGACCCCAAGGACATAGTCATTAAAGGGGGCTTGGAAGTTCTCTCCTCAGGGCTAAAGGGGGCAGTGTTTTCAACATTCTTCTTCCTGTAAAGGAGTCATCATCAGGAGtgcatgaaaatgttttagtCTTAGGCACATAAAAAGTTGGACAGGCAAACTGGCAAAGCAGGGAGAGGAAGTTATAGTAggatgattaaaaaagaaaaataaaaaggaaaaaagtagtcAACTTCAAAGGTCCTAATGCAAATGGCATCCACCTGTAACAAATCCATaagtagcaaaagaaataaaataaataacatttataatttataaaatatttccatatgtaCTAAAGCAATGATCATCTTTAATCTAAAATTatgactctctttttttttttgagacagggtctctctctgttggcctggctcgagtgcagtggcatcatcatacctcacagcaacctcagactcctgggctcaagtgatcctcctgcctcagcctgctgagcagctgggactacaggcctgcaccaccacgcccagctaattctattttttgtagagacagggtctccctatgttgctcaggctggtcttgaactcctggcctcaagaaatccttctgcctctgcctcccaaaatgctaggattacaggcatgagccaccacacccagtctgACCCTTTTACtgacagaaattattttcttagcttttcttttttgactaATTTTGTACCCTCTTAGATTGTATCTCTGTGCCCCTCCAGGCAGCCACAGGATTCTAAAGCAACCCATGGTAGCCATCCATTTCCTAACAGTACAGCCCAGCTGAAAATACTGCTGTTTTAACCCAGCTTAGAATGAAATCTAAGGGAAGATAGAGGAAATGCAGTACAGGGCCCCTGGGAATTTGGTCTTGGTATGATATGATAGATCTCCTTGTCACCTTCAGTTTCTGTGATTCCATGAGATTCATCACAGCTGGGTAATTTGTGCTTGTCACATGCAGCAGGCAAGGCTAATAGATCCCTCAGTCCAGAAAGAAGCTACAGGCGGCATTTCAGAATCTAACCAAGAGGACAATACCTGCACAAATCTAAGAAACATTGTAAGATAAATTGCCCTTTGTGATTATCTTCAAGTTTAACTTCACCTATACTTTCAATCATCTTCGAATGCATATAATAAAATCTAATTGAGATATTTTTTAATCAGAACTTATAAAATTTAGGGCAGAGCATGATCTCTATTTGCTTTCACTGATCAGACacaattttaatcaaataaatgaatagagtAAGCAAATTATtatctataatttaaatttagtcagttttcattcaatatttaaacacctacataaaatatttcattaatacaTTTGGAATTATCGTaacttggaaaaataataaaacaatttctttaaaaatatatattagactTTTCACTGATTCAAGAAGTCCTTCTTTCTGTTAATCCAAATAATCAGTGTAAACCTAAGATCACATCATGTCTTTGTGTCTATACTCACAACTTTAGAAATCCCAATTTTAAAACTATGATCTGAGCAATGTcagatattttctgtatttaaaagtATGATTAATTTCTAAGATTTATGAAAATGACACAACAGGTAGTCTGTCTATACGCAAAGTGATTTTCAGATGTTGTATCTGAGGCTGAAACcttaaatctaaagaaaaatagTTAGCAGAGTTTGCTTTACTGAGTAAATAAAAATCCATACCCCATTTTTATCACATACCTTACCTTTTCCAGGGAAAAATTCCCATCTTCTGAATCTCAAGTTCTGACCCCTGGGGCAGGTATGTAGTTAGAATAAAGATTCAAAATGAATCACTGATAGAAAGAAGCATGTGATTTACCTAGAACTAGAATATGCTAATAACAATGATAATTTATGTAATCTGGCATCTTACAGAATTTTAAGGATAAGATAaagataaagacataaaaatatctaaaatagtaaTCTGCCATCTAATTTTGGAGAAATGGATATCAAGGCAAATGTCCAGTGATTACTTTCTTAATCTGATGGTCAGATGCCTAAACATTTCTCAGACCACACTCATGGAGTAGATCTTCTCCCAAGGAAGCACACTGTGGTCCAGTCCATATTGGACATACCACTGGTTAAATCCAAGGGGTTCTAAAAGAGTAAAGCCAGCCTTTTAAACTGGCAGAGAAACAACTTTATCCTTGAGGATCTTGGTTGGAAAGTGTTCATGGGTTGTGTTAGATTAGAGAAAGATCACGGAGACTGCCGGCCTCCTTTACCACTGTGGTTGTGCTGGAGTGAGGTTTAGATCTAGTTCCCAGGGTTGAAGGTCggataaatttattttgctctGGGAGTATTCTATTCCAATTCTGCATAGGCTCTTTGGGCACTAATAGTGAAAACACTCCAACTTCCAAGTTACAGCTCCAAACTGAATAGAATCCGGTACCTTTCTGTAATCATAATCAATTCTCAGTTATTTATGAATATAACTGAAAGTAGTGTCTTCAAtaacaaaatgataatttatgTTTGACTTCACAGCATATTCTGATttggggtttttcttttgttcttggcAACATCAACAGACTTATTTTCCTAATTATGTTTGACCCCAATTAACATTACAATTAACATTCTCTgagagtgcacacacacacacacacacacacacacacacacacacacaactcaccAACTGATGGTGGGGAGAATGCCCAGGAACATATTGTGGGATAGGGAAAGGTGATATGAGATTATGTTTTAGCTGCCAGCAATTAACACACTAGATAATCTGGATCAATAAGAAGTTGGCTGTATTTATACCAGACACTTCCTAGAGTCAGATAATCACATTAGCTAACTCTCACCCATAAAATACATGTAGCCTCAGTAATTACTTATTAAACTAAGTCTACCagcatacagaatatttttaaccAAGTTTATCTAGTTTGACTATATATATCCATCTACTTAAGATAATTGCCAGATCTCTGTAGTACTGGCTGCTACATAGACCTGCCTGAGTTATCGCTCAGGCTTGGAGATATTTGGGAAGGTAACCTTAGCTCTTAGTCCTGCCACTTTGGAGAATTGAGCATGACTTCCCTTGATTTCCAGAAACCACCTTCtaacttttttcctctctccctggaaGACCTTCTGAACAGACCCCTCTGCCCGACCCATGCACCCAGTGCATCTGGCCCCCACGAGTGCTCACCTATCTTCTCTTCAGCTTGGCTGCTCTCTGCAGTCTCCGTGGGAGGCTGGGCTGTTGCCTTGGCAGCAGCATCCTCTGCAGCaggggtggtggcagcagcagcagtgacagcagcaggCACATCGGCTTGTTTAGGCTCCTCCTTGGCTGGGGCATCTTCGGCCTTGGAGGACGGCGAGTTATCGGTGGAAGCTTTAGTGGCACTTTCTGTCTCAGCTGAGCCGGCCTTCTCCTCTGAGGGTGCGGGAGCCTGGGGGGCTGCGGGCTCTGTGGCAGCATCGGGGGCACCGTCCCCCTTCTTCTCCTCGGAAGGAGTTTCCCCTGCCTTGCCGGTCTCCCCCGGCTTGGGGCCAGCGGCGGGGGCCGCCTCCGCGGTAGCAGCGCCTTCTCCCTTCTTCTCCACCCCGTCGGCAACAGGGGCTTCATCCTTCTTCTCGTTCGCCTCGGCCTCCGCGGCTTGGGCGTCACCCTTCTTCTCTCCTTTGAGCTTTTTCCTTGTTATGTGTCCACGGAAGCTAGCCTGAATTTTGGTCGCGGCCTTGTGAGCTTTATCTTCTGGTTTGATACCATCTTGTTCGATCTTTTGGTCGTCATCATTCTTTTCAACCTTTGTGgagaaaagagggggaaaaagggaGAGCTCATGTGATGTTCTTCAAATCACagcactcaacaaacatttattgagtgatttattctgtgccaggcactgtttcggGAGTTAAGGAATCAACAGTACCCTGCAAGTTCACATCaagccttctctctctcccacagtATTTTATGGGAAAATTAATGTCCTTTGGATCTTCCAGAATCACCTGCATTGTTTTCTATGTGTTCCTTTCCCCAGCTCAGTGTTGCTCCACTGCCAAACTTAAACCAGCCTTTTTTTAGGTGTACTTTGACAATTCAAATCACATTCACTCTAGGTTTTAATCAAATGGCTCTGAAAGATACTGGGTTTTCAGGGTTTCTGAGAGGGACTCTGTATGAAACTttatggttgaaaaaaaaatgcaaatctgtttTTACCCCCGAAATTTCACGTCTGATCAGGAAATTAATACATTCAAGGCAGAGAGTATGGTAAAGGTTTAGACAATAAATCTCATGAGAATTTTATGCAAAATGTAAACGAGTTCCAGGGATTTGTTCAGAATGTGACAACCTAGAATGCTGGTCACAAAATGATTATCTAGCTTTCTCCTGTATAATCTCAAACATACCATACCTTCaaaatttgaataaagaaaatggtcATTATTCTTGAGttaagaaaaaggagaatgagaaacATTATTTCCACTTTTGAAAAAGTGGCATATGTTCACTGAGTCAGAATTTCTTATTTCCAAAgcaatttaaatctaaaatttgttttatattatcgTGAGTAGAGTCATCCTAGCTAAAGACAAGAACCTAGAATTTTTACCTTTTGATGGCAACATTTACAGCATAATATATGCTGCAAATGACTTTTTTCCAAGTGGAAATTAAATCAGAGGACAGAAATAGAAGGTATAGTCACAGAAAGAAATGTATCGGCAAGTATACAAAATTCTATACAGCGCCATTGCTCACCCTCGTGCCTCAATATGGCTACTGATagtctccatttttttccttcctttaactTTTAAGCATTTAATTTCTATTACCTTTTGTcaacactgttctaagcactggggAAATACAGCATTGAACAATGTAGCAACTTTCCTTCAAAAGAACCTCAGTGAAAGAGTGTTTACCATGTACCAAGTCCTATGCTTGGTCAGAATCTTGGCATCGGCCTTGGCCTTTGCCCCAGTTTAGGAGGTAAGCCAGAGCAGGCTGACTCAAAGTATGCTTTTCACCTGTCATGCCAGCTCTGCCCCAGTGACCCAGATCCCAGTAGTCATGATGTAGGCCCCTTTGACATTCTCTGGACAAGCATACGGGCCTATTTTTGGTTAGGTCCATCACCATGCTAGTGGATACACAAAGGTATTTTGAAAACAAGCTACATATAAGAGTAAAAGCAGTACTGACAACTTTCTCAGTAGAATcgactttttcttcttccccagtTAATCATGCACATATCCATACAAAGACTGAAGGAGGAAGTGAAAAGCACTTTGAAGAGACCcatcctgctccctcctcccagcccatgCTACAGTACTGCTCAGTTCTCTGATGCACTGCCACCTTCCTGCTCTCCTGCTGCTTTTGATGACTCCTACTGGGATGAACACAGCACAATCTGGGGCATGGGAGCAGCTGTCCCTGCCAGGAGCTCTTGCTCAGAGATGGAAGCATAACCCTGTAAAATTAACAGTTGTGAATGGAGCATGGAGCCAAGATGTCGGTAATTTATTTTACTGTCTTGGGTTTTCTGAATGAAGCACCATCTTATATGATAGGACACCTGCACTTGGACATTGATGCCAAATACTACTCCTTGTGAAAGGAGACAAACCAATTATTTCAGAGTGGGCACATGTGCAGGAAAGACCCTCTAGTGACTCAAGAAAGCTAAAATTGTAGAGCcctgttttttctttaagaatacaAAGCAAAGAGGATGAAACTCCTAAAAAGCTAGAAATACCAAAAGAAGGAAGCTGAGAGTCTGTATGATATGAAGAAATAAACTATATGGATAAAGAAAGAACTCTTctcaattctctctctttctctgtttctaagAGCATTTGCAACTTCGATTTTCCAAATGAACAGTATTTAAGCATAGTATCtatgttaaaatgactatttagAAAGATTCAGACTAGACTTGGCTGCCAAAATTATGAGACCATCCTCACCTGAACAATCCAGGAGTATAAAGAATGCAAGAGAAGATGGGATGGGCAGGAGGGGGGCAGAACCATAAAAACAAGAGTTAGGAGAGAGAGGTAAAGCCAATTCCACAAGAGCCAGGTACCCAAATAGGTGGATATACCAAAAGAGGTGCTCAAAGCACTCCACAGGCACACAGCTTATCCTGGACGAACTGCTAGACCTCTTAAcagagatttagggaaactgAATTTTACAGATGGTTGGAAAAAAGTAATCAACACAGATTTTTCAGATAATCAGAGGCAAGCAGAgatggaaaggaaagggaagggaggggagaagatgGGAGGGAAGAAACCATCCTAAGAAGAGGCTGGACTTAAGCGACTGGATAGAGacatccagaaagaaaaatattttaagtaaaaactgAGTTTTAGGCTAGACAGTGCTACattgtgtttgtgtgtctttCATTTGTGTTTGTAATTGTTTCTCTTAACATGCCTTAAACTACAGGTTATTTTCTGGTAAAACTTCTTTCACAGTACAGTACTAAAGGTAACTGGACTAGGAGTGTATTTTgttgagaaaaggagaaaaagaacatttctcAAGATTGGCTGCAAAGGTAGCCCCAAGTTGTCAGGCCACTTAGACCTTTTTccaactagaaatagaagagctTTCTTAAGATAAGATGAAGGATATTTCAGCCCAGAGAAGCCAGAGGTCACTTAGTACATTCAACACAATGCTTTCAGCTTCTAAAAGGGAAAGCCAGGGCtctgaaaagttaagtaacttgcctaaattCACAGAGTGAGTGAAGGAAACAGTGGCCCAGCCTGTATTTGAACTCAGGTCCTCTACCCTCCCACCTACCCCCAAGTCCAATTAGATTGCATCACTGACCCAGAGTAGCTTGGACTTTCTCTAGCAGACAATCCGTAAAGCATCATATcaacattttaattcattcatttatttatttaacaatactGAGTGCCTTTGCTAAACACTATACACACTAGCGAATGTGTGGATACTGTATCTACTCACACaggattcttttttaaatacatttaaatcacGTCATAGAACTTTAACAATCAATAACTTTCTAGGAATTCACAGTAGACATTTGATCATACACATAAAGTAAGGCCAACAATCTAAAATTCTAAGTTACAGATGGAAGAGGTCCGGAAATGTTACCCTGGTATTTAATGGCTAAAGAGTTAGCTCATAAGTCTcattaaagataaatttattttttgaactcAGTCTTGCTCTAATGTTTTCTGAGGagatttcaaaattgtttcattttttacataGAATTGTTGCTATCCTGTGAATTAACTAAAAAGGACATTCCAATGCAGTGCATTATAGATAAGAAAGAATATCATTGAGTTGCcataattttttcagaaatttttattggtatggtttaatatttttttactgacTGATTTGTTTGAGAGCTCTGTAGTTTATGACTTCTTAAAGGCAAACATAGAATATGAAATCTTTGCTTTTCAAACAAACATTAAAATCTTACATGAATATTGATGTGAAAAAAGTGCCATTATACCAACTTATTGGGACCTAATTAAATTTCTAAATCCATTATATGAAAGGGCAATAATTTTCATTGATATTTAAGAATCACAAATAAGATTTAGAAATAAGGAGAAATTACTTGAATATCCAATATTGTTACTCTGGTTAATAGTTTCCTCtttgggagggaagggagaatggaCAACTTAAGATTGATTCTAAAATGTCcaaacattttcattcattatgtTACAAAAGAGCACTAGGCAAAAATCGAAGAATGCCTAACTTTCAGAACTAAAAATAACATCATCCATTCTTCTGGGACACTTCAATGCATATAACTTTTCCCAATTATCATACGAATACCTCAACCTTCCAAGTGAAGAAAAACTTGGCTCTGTATCTACTTCTGCCAGCTATAAATAGGAAGATTACAATACTTCAAATTTTCCCTTAAATAGGATTAGATTTTAAATACTTTACACATCAGTGATGTGTACAAATTCTTCTTTCCAAGAACATCTTTAGTAAACCAAAATGTTGTCAATTTGAtcaaacaaaagacattttttagaCGAAAAATTGAAGGGCCAGAAATATTGTAAGCAACATTTTCTTTAACACACTATAGTTTTCACGCCTATGAGAATCTTATGTAGCCTGTAAAAGAACCAGAATAAAGTGTTGATAAATACATATGAAATCTGGCGAATACTTACTTATGGATCActctatttttagaaattcacataaaatttcaCTCTATTTTTAAGCATAATTGATACTATGACAATATGCTTTAAGGAAAATGCACAAGAATTAAAGTAGCTCACAGTGAAGCTTGTGTACTTTGTTTAAGCCtaatcaaagattaaaaatacaacatagtGTCCcttacagaggagaaaaagaaggatgGGCCAGCCTCCTCCAGTTCTGTAGGTCGACTGTCCCTGCAGGTTTCTGTGCACATGCAGGGAAGAAGATGTCATTTAAAAAGGTGAACAGGTGCAGCTGGGACACACAGGGCTCCCTCAACACTCAGTCTGGTCTGAAGATCTAACTATGGATCCGAGGGAAGTGGGGAGCAAGATACATGTAGAAGCAATGAAACTGTAGTGTCCCTTGTTAGTTGTTGGGCAGGTGGAGCACAGATACTATGATGACTAAGCAATTCTCCAGGGGAATGGGAGACATGAAGAGCGATCTTTGACATCCTGGCAGTGTGGTAGTGAGGGAAGGAACTCTCTTGTCTCCTTCAAATGAAGGTGCTACATATTGCGGCACCTGCAGAGTCATAAGTGGGCAAGAAATTTGCATTGACTGCATACGAAAACCAACTATCTTCCATTGGAAACTGCAGTAATGATGTTAACTTTTCAGATAATACCTGGTGATCAAAAGATGGTTCTTCAGTCAATTTTCATATGTTGTTTATTTAACATGTACAGCCCACCTGCTTCCAAAATAATATGAGGTGTTATATTCAACACAGTATAAATCACAATTGGAAAAttcagttttcattaaaaaaaagttacctttaatttttacatttgtaatcCTATTTGTCCTAGAAAGACAGatagagaaaaggcaaaaagtaTATTGCAATTGACACTCTCAAACAGACAAAGGTCAGCATATGAGAAAGACTTTGTCTATTTTGCTCATAGCTGAATCCCCGGTttctagaatggtgcctggcacaaagtaggtgctcaattaatatttgttggatgaCTCCAAAATATGAATATCTCAATTACTGCCATTTCATAAAGATGATGATAAGTGAAGAAGTCTGGATTTCATTTTGTCAACTTTTGTTAAAATGCTTTACTTCCCAGTGATGGACTTCAAGATCATCTGACTAAGACAGGTATATGATTCTCCAGTTATAGAAACGAATGAATGAGCAGGCATTTAACAAGGAGAGAAGTAATAAAACTATAGAAATGTCactgacaataataataataataaaccaagCACTTA encodes:
- the GAP43 gene encoding neuromodulin, with amino-acid sequence MLCCMRRTKQVEKNDDDQKIEQDGIKPEDKAHKAATKIQASFRGHITRKKLKGEKKGDAQAAEAEANEKKDEAPVADGVEKKGEGAATAEAAPAAGPKPGETGKAGETPSEEKKGDGAPDAATEPAAPQAPAPSEEKAGSAETESATKASTDNSPSSKAEDAPAKEEPKQADVPAAVTAAAATTPAAEDAAAKATAQPPTETAESSQAEEKIEAVDETKPKESARQDEGQEEEREADQEHA